A window of Kineococcus sp. NBC_00420 genomic DNA:
CGAACAACTCCCTGGCCGGGGCGTTCGCCCACGCCGGGGTGCCGACGTGGCCCGCGCTGGTGCTCAGCGTCCCGTTGCTGGTGACCGTCGCCGTGGTGGCGCGGCGCTGCGACTGGCTGGACCGGACGGCTCGCATCCGGTTCGGGCTGCTCGTCTCCCTGGTGACGTGCCTCGTGTCGCCGGTGACGTGGTCGCACCACGCGCTGGCCGCGCCGATCGCCGTCGTGGTGCTGTTCGCCCTCGGGCGGTACCGGCCGCTGGTGGTGCTGGCCGGCGTCCCGTGGTTGCTGCCGGTGCTGCAGTGGGGGCCCGTGCTCAGCGAGACCCGGCCGGTGTCGTTGCTGGTGCTCGTCGTCCTGCTGGTGCGGCGACGACCGCGAGCCTCGGTCACCCCACCGGAGCCGGCGACCGCGTAGGCACCGGGGGACGGACCACCAGCACCGCGACGACGACCGCCATGACCACGGCCGTCAGGGTCACGGGGACGGGCAGCACGGGGTCGAGCAGCACGAGCAGCGCACCGACCGGGACGACGGTGTTGACGAGGCGGTCGGCGCTCTGCCGGATCGCGAGGAACCAGATCCCGAGGACGAACACCGCGACGGGGACGGTCACCGTGAACGAGGCGGCGACGTCGCCGAGTTCGCCCTTCCCCGCGAGGTGCTCGATCTCCACCTCGATCCCGGCGGAGAACGCGCCCGCGGCGGCGAACACGAAGTAGTGCAGGTAGCCGTAGCGGAGGGAACTGCTGAGGTCGCGGATCACCCGGTGGTGCGGCGGCCAGAAGTAGGTCCACCACATCGCCGCCGTCACGACGAGGGTGAGGACGGCGATGGAGATCAGCGGTCGCAGCGCCTCGGCGTCGTGCAGGGCCTCGATGACCGCGTTGGCCGATCCGAGCAGGCTCTCGCCCAGCAGGATGAGGGTGAAGAGGCCGTACCGCTCGGTGATGTGGTGCGTGTGCCACGGCGTCCGGCCCTGGCGTTCCGCCACGACGGGGACGGCGATCTCGGCCAGGGCCAGGACGACGAACGCGGGGACCGCGAGGTCCTCGGGCAGGGCGAGGAACGCGATCCAGAACACCTGCACGATGGCGATGCCCAGCGCGTACACGACCGTCGTCCGCCGACGGGGCCCCGCGCTCCGCGCCGCGCGGAGCCACTGCGCGATCATCGCGACGCGCATGACGACGTAGCCGACGACGGTGATCGTGAAGTCGGAGTGCTCGAACGCCGGTTGCACCCCGGCCGCGAGGATCAGGACCCCGGCCATCTGGAGGATCGTGAGGACGCGGTAGAGCCAGTCGTCGGTGGCGAAGCTCGTGGCGAACCAGGTGAAGTTCATCCACGCCCACCAGATGGCGAAGAACAGCAACAGGTAGTGCGTGAGGGCGTACCCGACGTCGCCGTCGGAGAGGGAGTGGTGGAACTCGGCCGCCGTGATGCTCACGGCCACCACGAACACCAGGTCGAAGAACAGTTCCAGCGAGGACGCGACCCGTCCCGGTTCCTGCGGGTCGCGGGCCCGCATCGGGATCAGGCGGGCACGGGCGCTCGTCTCGGTCACGCGCCGACGGTAGCGGGTAGCGTCGGGCCGTGGAGGAGGCGCTGCGAGGGGGGTACCTGTCCGCGCCGGTCCGGCGAGGTGACACCGTCGTGCGGCCGACCGGACCGTGGAGTCCGGGAGTTCACCGCTTGCTGGGCGCGTTGGTCGAGCGGGGTTTCCCCTCCGCCCCGCGGCTCCTCTCGGTCGACGCCACCACCGAAACCCTGACGTTCGTGCCCGGTCAGGCCGGGACGTACCCGGTGAGCGCGGTCCAGCGGTCGGACGCCGCCCTCGTCTCGGTCGCCCGAACCCTGCGCTCGCTGCACGACACCACGTCGGGTCTCGACCTGGCGGGGGAGTGGCAGGCCCGGACGGTCCTGCCCGTCGAGGTCGACTGCTTCGGCCACAACGACCTCGGACCGTACAACGTCGTCTTCGACGGCTCCGAGGTGGTGGCCTTCATTGACTGGGACCTCGCGGGACCCTCGAACCGCGTCTGGGACCTCTGCTACGCCGCCCACCGCTTCGCGCCCCTGTCTGCGCCGCGGTCGACGGTGGCCTTCGGTTGGGATCCGGTGCCCGACCAGGGCGTCCGGTTGCGGACGTTCTTGCACGCCTACGGACGCCCGGTCGACGTCGGGTACCTGCTCGACCTGCTCGTCGTGCGGCTCTCCGCGCTCGCTGCGAACATCGAACTCCAGGTCTCCCGGGGTGATCCCGCCTACGAGCGGCACCGCGACGAGCGGCACGGGGACGGCTACCGCGAGGACGTCGGGTGGATCCTCGGCCACCGGGCGGAGTGGGTCGTTCAGGCGGCGGGTCGTCCGGCGGTGTGAACGTCGCGGACCACTGCGAGCCACCACCCCCGCTGCCGGACGACCTGGTCCCAGCTGAACCGCAGCACGACGAATCCCCGTCGCCGCAGTTCGGCGTCCCGACGGAGGTCCTCGTTGCGTCGTTCGCGTGCGGAGTGGAAGGTGAAACCGTCCACCTCGACGACCAGCCAGTCGTCGATGACGAAGTCGGTCCGGCCGGCTGGTTCCAGCACACGCTGGGTTCGCAGCGGATACCCCTCGTCGAGGAGGTCGACACGCGCGATGCTCTCCAGCGCCGAATCGCACACCGGGTCGGCCAGGGTGATCAGCCCACGACGGGGATCGTTGCGGTTCATCCGACGGGCTGCGTCCTCCAGTTCCTCGACCGTGACGAGGCCGCGCCGCAGGGCGTGGTCGAGGGGGACGAGTGCGAAACGCCGTGGGAGGCAGCGCAGGCAGTCCAGGACGGTGGTCAGGGGATCGGTGCACCCGTCGAGGTCACGGACCTCCCTGCGGTGCACCACCGTCCCCGGCCAGGTGCCGCGTGAGCCGGGAGGACTGGTGATGTGCGGCCGTGAGGGTGGGTCGACGAGGTCGAGCCCGAGGGCGGCCGCCGCGGTGTGGCAACTGCGGACACCCCCGAGGACGGCGGCCGCGACGAGTTCGGGGTGGGTGTCCAGCAGCGCGTACACGCCCCGGCTGGGCTGGACGACCTCGCCGACGGCGACGGCTGCTCGCAGGGCACGTCGGGACGTCCTGAGGTGCAGCCGTTCGAACCGTGCGGCGCCACCGCACTCGCGGAGGGCTTCGAGGGGGTCCATGGCCGGAAAGGTTGCCCGAACGGTGGCTCGGCTGCTCAGAGGCCTGTGGACAACGAGGGGGCGTACACGATTGCTAGCTCCATTCAACGACACACCGGGAGACTCGGGCGGTTCAACGGCGTGTCGTCGAATGGAGCTAGCAGTTCTGTTCGCCGACCGTGTGGTGCTCCACCACCAGCGGGGGCGACGACGGGGAGCACCACAGCGTGTGAGCGTCAGCTGCGGGCGACCGTGCGGGTGGTCGAGTCGTAGGTGAGCGTTCCGCCCTGGAAGGTCTGCGAGACGCGGGAGCCGTTCCACTGCTCGTCGGCCGTGGGCATGCCCAGGGAACCGTTCTCCCACCCCTGGGCGGCCCAGGTGGTGAGGAGCGCCCCGCGCACCGCGTGCGCACCGGTCGCGGCGGAGTAGTAGATCGACCCGCCCTGGAAGGGGGTGAACCAGCCCCGTCCGTTCGGCAGGGCGGCGTCCCCGGAGGTGGGGAAACCCAGACCGTTCTCCCAGCCGAGCTGACCGTACTTCTGCAGGATCGCGCCACGGACCTCGTGGGCGCCGGTCGTGGGGGACCAGTAGATCGACCCGCCCTGGAACCGGGTGAACCAGCCCGCCCCGTTCGGCGTGGGCGCGTCGCTGCTCACCGGCAGGCCCAGGCCCGTCTCCCACCCGAGGGAGGCCCACCGGCGGAGGATGTCCCCGCGGACGGCCTGCGCGCCGGTGGCCGCGGACCAGTAGATCGACCCGCCCTGGAAGTGGGTGTAGTAGGCGTTCCCGCCGGGAACCCGGCTGTCACCGGTCGTGGGGAAACCGAGGCCGGTCTCCCAGCCCATCGCGGCCCACTTGCTGCGGATGGCGCCGCGGACCTCGTGCGCACCGGTCGCCGCGGAGGCGTAGATCGAACCGCCCGCGTAGTGCTGGTAGGCGCCCTGGCCGTTCGGGGTGGTGAGTTCACCGGTGGTGGCCCCGCCCATCGTGCCGCCCGCACCGCCGAGGGCGTCGTACTGCAGCTGCACCGCACTGACGATGGCGAAGTAGTCCGACCGCAGGGCACCCAGCTGACGCAGTTTCGTCCCCGTCACCGCGACGCTGCCGTTGGTGCAGACGAGGGTCGCGCCGGTGACGCGGCCGCCGTAGTCGCCGCGACCGTCGCGGGCCTTGACGACGATGCCCGTCGCGGCGCCACCGGGGGCGCAGCCCGCGTTGAAGGCCGCGGCGGACACGGTGTTCGTCCAGGCGGCCACGGTGTCCCCGGGGGCGGTGCGGCCCGGCGCGGAGAACGGGTCCTCCTTGGCGACGAGGTACGGCTTGGAACCCGCGACCGTCCACCCTCCGTTGGAGGAGGAGAACTGGGTGAAGGCGACCTGGCCGGAGGAGGCGCGGATCTCACCGGCGGTCGCGGCGATCGCCGAGTTCGTCGACGACGGCGTCGTCCAGGTCTGCGCCCCGTTCCTGTCCCGGCTCTCCGCACCCCGGTACACCTGGCACGCGGTCGTGTCGCAGATGTCGGTCTGCGCCTGCGCGTTCAGCACGGACAGCGCGTAGCTGCGGGCCGCCACGGCCTGGGCCTTGAGCGCCTCCGCGTTCCAGGATGAGGGGGACTCGGCGGGCACGACCCCGCGCAGGTAGGTCTCGAGCGGGACGTCGTTGACGACGGTCAGGGTCGGACCGGTGACGATGCGGATGACCCCGTCGTAGCGGACGAAGGAACCGTCGCCCTTCTGCAGCATCACCCCGTCGGGACCGCTGATGGTGACGGAACCACCCCACGTCTGGTTCCCGCCGCCGTCGACGGTGCCGGAGAGCCCGGAGCCGCTCGGCGCGACGACCAGCCGCTGCCCGGCGCCGACCTTCTGGTCGGTGCCGGAGATGGACAACGGCTGGCCCGTGGGCGCGTAGACGGCGACGGCGGCGTTGGCGAACGACGTCAGTCCGACCCGCAGCGTCCGGTTCTCGCGCGAGGCGACGTCGGTGCCCGGGTAGTAGAAGTCGAGGATCGTGCGGTAGCCCTGGCCGGCGACGGCGCGCGACTGGGCCCCCCACTGCGACATGCCGATCCCGTGGCCGAACCCGTGGCCCACGAACGTGAACGAACCCCCGCTGGCGGGGCGCACCTCGTCGGCGGCCGCCGGGCCCGCGGTGAGGGTTCCGGCCGTGAGGGCCAGGGCGGTTCCGGCGATGACACCGGTGAGGCCGGTGACCAGGCGGGAGAGGGGGGTGCGTGTCATGTCGTCCTCCGGGGACTCGCGCGGTTCAGTGGTTCAGCGAGATCGAGGTGCTGCGGCGGACGGCGTCCCACACGAGGTAACCGCCCTGGAAGTCGAGGCGCAAGCCCCCCGGAAGGGGGTGCTCCTCGCCCACCGGGAAACCCAGCGGGCCGTTCTCCCAGCCCGAGGCGGCCCACGCGTCGCGGAACGCGCCGCGGACGGCGTGCGCACCGGTCGACGGCGACCAGTACACGGAACCGCCCTCGAAGTGGGTGTAGGTCCCCGGTCTCGTGGGCGTGCGCTGGTCGCCCGTCGTCGGGAAACCGAGACCGGTCTCCCACCCCAGTGCCGCCCAGCGGTCCCGGACCGCCCCGCGGACCTCGTGGGCCCCCGTCGCGGGGGACCAGTAGATCGAGCCGCCCTGGAAGTGGTTGTAGGCGCCGGCGCGCTGCGGGGTGCGCTGTTCGTCGGTGAGCGGCGCACCGAGCGCGGACGTGGCGCCGAGGGAGGTGAACCGGCCCGCGATGGCGCCGTGCACCTCGCGCACCGGCGTCGTGGGGGAGGAGTAGACGCTGCCGTAGCGGTAGTCGCGGCGCTGGACGCCCGTCGCGGACGTCGTGCGCCGGCCGCCGACGTCGGCGCCGAGGACGGAGCGGTCCCCGCCGAGGGCGATCCAGTGGCCCGTCAGCGGGTCGGCCGTCCCGCTCCACCACGAGGTCTCGCGGGCCGCGCCGGAGAACGTCAACGACAGGTGGACGTGGCTCGTGTGCGGGTCGGGACCGGTGTACGGCTGCCACCCGGCGGCGGGGTCGTACGCCTTCCACACCGAACGGTTCCAGATGACGTACATGACCCCGAGCCGGCGGGCGTTGACGGCGGTGTTCCCCTGCTCGTCCGGCGCCAGCAACCAGGTGGTGAACTCCTGGGCGAGGGCCGCCTGCGCCGGGTCCGCGGCGTCCAGCGCCCAGTCCAGCGCGCGGCCGTCGGAGTGCTCGGAGACCGGGACGCCGTTCGCCGGGCAGTCCCGGGAGGTGCCCACGGTCTGCTTCCCGTACGTGTCCCTGATCAGCTGCGCGAGCGCCAGGGTGCCCGGACGGGGTGCGGCGCAGGAGATCGGCGCCTGGTAGCGCGCGGGCAGCGCGTCGACGTCGGCGGGAACCCCCGCGGGGGTGCGGGGTGCCGCCGACGCCGCCGACGGCGCCAGCAGGCACGTCAACGTCGCGGCGAGGACTCCCGCCACGACGTTCCGCCGACGTCCCACGTCACTTCTGCTTCGCGGTGATCTTGCCGGTGGAGCGGTTCCAGGTCAGGGTTCCGCCCTCGAAGTCCATCCGCAGCCCGCCGTCGACGGAGTACTCGTCCTTGGTCGGGAAACCCAGCCAGGAGTTCTCCCAGCCGAGACCGGCCCAGGTCTCGCGGAACGCGCCGCGCACGGCGTGGGCGCCGGTCGCGGGGCTCCAGTAGATCGAGCCGCCCTGGAAGTGGTTGTAGAAACCCTTGCCGTTCGGGGTCGCGGTGTCGTCGATCGTGGGGAAACCCATGCCGCGTTCCCAGCCGAGGGCGGCCCAGCGGGCCCGGATGTCCCCGGCGGTCCAGTGGGCTCCGGTGGCCCCGGAGTAGTAGATGGAACCGCCCTGGAAGTGCGTGAACCAGCCGCCCGCGGCCTTCGAGTCGCCCGTCACGGGGAACCCGGCGGGGCCGCCCTCCCAGCCCAGCGCGGCCCACTTGCTGCGGATCGCGCCGCGCACGTCGTGCGCCCCGGTGGCCGCGGACCAGTAGATCGAGCCGTTCTGGAAGTGGTTGTAGGAACCGCCCTTGGCCTTGGAGTCGTCGGTCGTCGGGAACCCGAGCCCGTTCTCCCAGCCGAGGTTCCCCCAGGCCGCCAGGATCGCGCCGCGCACCGTGTGCGCACCGGTGGTCCTGTTCCAGTAGATCGCGCCGCCGGTGTAGAAGCGGTAGGAACCGCTCCCACCGGGGGTGTCGTTCTCGGGGGTGGTCGGTGCGCCGAGCACGGCGGCCCCGCCGACGGCGGCGTACTTCGAGTCGATCGCGGTGCTGGTGGCGGCACCCATGAGCTGGGCGACGCGGGCGCGGATGCTGTCCATCCGGGTGAAGCCGACGTTGCCGGGGCAGGCCGTGAAACCCACGTCGCGGTGGGCGTTGATCGTCCGGAGCTTCACGGTCGTGCCGGGGGAGTAGCGCGCGGTGCCGCCGCCGGCGGAGGTGAGGTAGGTGACCCCGTCGGCGGGCAGGCCGTACATCGACAGCTTCCAGGCGATGACCTGCGCCACGGAGTCGAGGCACTCGGCGCTCGGCGCGACGGAGGTGAAGTCGCCCATCATCGAGACGCCGAAGGTGTCGGCGTTGAAACCACCGGCGTGGGCGCCCACGACCGGTTGGGTGATCCCGCCGGCGCGACCCTCCCAGATGCCACCGAAGCGGTCGACGACGAAGTTGTACCCGAGGTCCGCCCAGCCCAGGGAGACCGTGTGGTAGCGGTACATTCCGCGGATCACCGAGGGGACCTCGGACTGGCTGTAGGTCCCGCCGTCGGCGGTGTGGTGCACCACGCAGGCCTTGATGGTGTCGCTGTAGCTCGCGCCGCCCTTGCGCAGGGACTCGTCGGCGCCCCAGTCCGCCCGGGAGCGGATCCTCGGTTGCGGGACGGCCTTCGGGCTGGCCTTGACCTCCGAGGCGAGGGTGCTGCGGGAGAGCGCGGAGCTCTCACCGGCGTCGACGAGCTGCAGGTGGGCGTCGGCGACGTCGGTCGCGGGCAGGCGCACCTGGACGGTCGCGCCGGCGCCGAGGGCGCCGACCCAGGTGGGGTCCGAGGCCGTCACGGAGCGTCGCCCCTCGGCGGTGTCCGGGTCGGGTTCGGAGTCGTTGAGGGGGAGGTCGCTCCAGGCGGTCCAGTCGCCGCCGGCCTTGCGCACCCGCAGCGAGACGGTGTCCGTGGAGGCGCCGGAGGGGAAGGTCACGCCGAGCATGTGGCCGCCGTCGACGTCGACGGAGACGACGGTCAGCCCACCGGTGGAGAGCAGACCGGCGCTGCGCCGGCCACCGAGCGGGTAGGCGCGGGTCGAGCCACCGACCTGGAGGGCCGCGGGGGCCAGGGCGCTCGCGGAGGTCTGCCCGCACAGCAGGGCGGCGCCGGCCGCCCCTCCGGCGAGGAGGGCGCGACGGGACAGGGGGGTGGTGACGGACCGCATCTGGGCTCGTTCCTCCTTCTGGCGTGGGGCGACGATCACCCCGTGGGTCACACCCACACGGGTGAACGCTCGGCTCCGGCATCGGCTGACCCACGGCGGACCTTGAGCGTGTCGCTGCTGTCCTGTGCGCCATCCGTCACGCAAAGTAGGTGACGATGCCAGTGGTGTACAAGGTGCGTGAGTGCACAACTGCGTAACACCT
This region includes:
- a CDS encoding SpoIID/LytB domain-containing protein: MTRTPLSRLVTGLTGVIAGTALALTAGTLTAGPAAADEVRPASGGSFTFVGHGFGHGIGMSQWGAQSRAVAGQGYRTILDFYYPGTDVASRENRTLRVGLTSFANAAVAVYAPTGQPLSISGTDQKVGAGQRLVVAPSGSGLSGTVDGGGNQTWGGSVTISGPDGVMLQKGDGSFVRYDGVIRIVTGPTLTVVNDVPLETYLRGVVPAESPSSWNAEALKAQAVAARSYALSVLNAQAQTDICDTTACQVYRGAESRDRNGAQTWTTPSSTNSAIAATAGEIRASSGQVAFTQFSSSNGGWTVAGSKPYLVAKEDPFSAPGRTAPGDTVAAWTNTVSAAAFNAGCAPGGAATGIVVKARDGRGDYGGRVTGATLVCTNGSVAVTGTKLRQLGALRSDYFAIVSAVQLQYDALGGAGGTMGGATTGELTTPNGQGAYQHYAGGSIYASAATGAHEVRGAIRSKWAAMGWETGLGFPTTGDSRVPGGNAYYTHFQGGSIYWSAATGAQAVRGDILRRWASLGWETGLGLPVSSDAPTPNGAGWFTRFQGGSIYWSPTTGAHEVRGAILQKYGQLGWENGLGFPTSGDAALPNGRGWFTPFQGGSIYYSAATGAHAVRGALLTTWAAQGWENGSLGMPTADEQWNGSRVSQTFQGGTLTYDSTTRTVARS
- a CDS encoding phosphotransferase, encoding MEEALRGGYLSAPVRRGDTVVRPTGPWSPGVHRLLGALVERGFPSAPRLLSVDATTETLTFVPGQAGTYPVSAVQRSDAALVSVARTLRSLHDTTSGLDLAGEWQARTVLPVEVDCFGHNDLGPYNVVFDGSEVVAFIDWDLAGPSNRVWDLCYAAHRFAPLSAPRSTVAFGWDPVPDQGVRLRTFLHAYGRPVDVGYLLDLLVVRLSALAANIELQVSRGDPAYERHRDERHGDGYREDVGWILGHRAEWVVQAAGRPAV
- a CDS encoding LGFP repeat-containing protein, whose translation is MGRRRNVVAGVLAATLTCLLAPSAASAAPRTPAGVPADVDALPARYQAPISCAAPRPGTLALAQLIRDTYGKQTVGTSRDCPANGVPVSEHSDGRALDWALDAADPAQAALAQEFTTWLLAPDEQGNTAVNARRLGVMYVIWNRSVWKAYDPAAGWQPYTGPDPHTSHVHLSLTFSGAARETSWWSGTADPLTGHWIALGGDRSVLGADVGGRRTTSATGVQRRDYRYGSVYSSPTTPVREVHGAIAGRFTSLGATSALGAPLTDEQRTPQRAGAYNHFQGGSIYWSPATGAHEVRGAVRDRWAALGWETGLGFPTTGDQRTPTRPGTYTHFEGGSVYWSPSTGAHAVRGAFRDAWAASGWENGPLGFPVGEEHPLPGGLRLDFQGGYLVWDAVRRSTSISLNH
- a CDS encoding low temperature requirement protein A, which codes for MRARDPQEPGRVASSLELFFDLVFVVAVSITAAEFHHSLSDGDVGYALTHYLLLFFAIWWAWMNFTWFATSFATDDWLYRVLTILQMAGVLILAAGVQPAFEHSDFTITVVGYVVMRVAMIAQWLRAARSAGPRRRTTVVYALGIAIVQVFWIAFLALPEDLAVPAFVVLALAEIAVPVVAERQGRTPWHTHHITERYGLFTLILLGESLLGSANAVIEALHDAEALRPLISIAVLTLVVTAAMWWTYFWPPHHRVIRDLSSSLRYGYLHYFVFAAAGAFSAGIEVEIEHLAGKGELGDVAASFTVTVPVAVFVLGIWFLAIRQSADRLVNTVVPVGALLVLLDPVLPVPVTLTAVVMAVVVAVLVVRPPVPTRSPAPVG
- a CDS encoding DUF559 domain-containing protein, which gives rise to MDPLEALRECGGAARFERLHLRTSRRALRAAVAVGEVVQPSRGVYALLDTHPELVAAAVLGGVRSCHTAAAALGLDLVDPPSRPHITSPPGSRGTWPGTVVHRREVRDLDGCTDPLTTVLDCLRCLPRRFALVPLDHALRRGLVTVEELEDAARRMNRNDPRRGLITLADPVCDSALESIARVDLLDEGYPLRTQRVLEPAGRTDFVIDDWLVVEVDGFTFHSARERRNEDLRRDAELRRRGFVVLRFSWDQVVRQRGWWLAVVRDVHTAGRPAA
- a CDS encoding N-acetylmuramoyl-L-alanine amidase, producing MRSVTTPLSRRALLAGGAAGAALLCGQTSASALAPAALQVGGSTRAYPLGGRRSAGLLSTGGLTVVSVDVDGGHMLGVTFPSGASTDTVSLRVRKAGGDWTAWSDLPLNDSEPDPDTAEGRRSVTASDPTWVGALGAGATVQVRLPATDVADAHLQLVDAGESSALSRSTLASEVKASPKAVPQPRIRSRADWGADESLRKGGASYSDTIKACVVHHTADGGTYSQSEVPSVIRGMYRYHTVSLGWADLGYNFVVDRFGGIWEGRAGGITQPVVGAHAGGFNADTFGVSMMGDFTSVAPSAECLDSVAQVIAWKLSMYGLPADGVTYLTSAGGGTARYSPGTTVKLRTINAHRDVGFTACPGNVGFTRMDSIRARVAQLMGAATSTAIDSKYAAVGGAAVLGAPTTPENDTPGGSGSYRFYTGGAIYWNRTTGAHTVRGAILAAWGNLGWENGLGFPTTDDSKAKGGSYNHFQNGSIYWSAATGAHDVRGAIRSKWAALGWEGGPAGFPVTGDSKAAGGWFTHFQGGSIYYSGATGAHWTAGDIRARWAALGWERGMGFPTIDDTATPNGKGFYNHFQGGSIYWSPATGAHAVRGAFRETWAGLGWENSWLGFPTKDEYSVDGGLRMDFEGGTLTWNRSTGKITAKQK